A window of Phaseolus vulgaris cultivar G19833 chromosome 4, P. vulgaris v2.0, whole genome shotgun sequence genomic DNA:
TATTTATCATGGAAGTCCAAACAGTTAAATCTTTATCCGTCACTCTTTCAAACACTTCTCTTGCTTTCTTGATGCTCCCACATTTAGAGTACATGTGTATGAGGGACGTTTGGACTTGTTGGTCTGATTCCAACCCGTTTAGGAAAACATACTCTTCAATCTCTTGTCCCATGCTCAGTGATCCCAAATCAGCACAAGCTGATAAAACAACTGCAAGGGTTGCTCCATTTGGTCTAATATCTGTCTTTACCATCCTTCTAAACAGATCCAGTGCTTCCGCTGGATGGCCTGAATGGGCATATCCTGCAATGATTGAGGTCCACGATAACATGCTCTTTTCAATGATCATATCAAATATCTTTTTAGCAAAGGTAAGGTTACCACATTTTGCATACATAGCAATAAGCAAATTTTCAATGGAATCCACTTCATCACACCCGCATTTAAGTACAAGAGAGTGAACAGATGAAGCTAACAAAAGCTCTCCTACTTGTATGCAACCAGAAATCAGATTTAGAAACACAACAAAGTCTATGCCAACACTTTGACGTTGCATTTGGTTAAATAAAGCAAATGCTTCCACAGCATGCCCAATTTTCACATAACCCCCTATCATAGTTGTCCAAGAAATTATTGACTTCTCATCCATCAAGTCAAAAACTTTCCTAGCTTCATCCATTATACAAAACTGCGCATACATAGCCATTAGTGAGTTGCCCAGAGAGACCTCTGTATGCACAATCCCAAGTTTGATCAAGCAACAGTGTATCGACTCACCCTGCAAACGAAACTTGAAAGAATCCAACTCTGAATAACCCGACAAAATTGAAACGAACGTTGAAGCAGTTGGCTCAAAACCAAGAACCCACATTTCTTTCAAGAGGCTCAACGCCTGGTCCATTGAAGACACGCGAGAGTAAGCCGAAACCATGGCATTCCACGAGACAACACTTCTCTGCGGCATTTCATCAAATACAAGGCGTGCAGATGCAACATGGGAGCATTTGGAGTACATATCAACAAGAGCAGTTTGAACAAAGGTATCTTCTTGGAACCCAAGTTTGAGGACATGCCCATGAAGCACAGTGCCATGTTGAATGGAAGCAAGGTTAGCACAGGCCTTGAGGAGCAAAGGGTAGGTGAGGTTGTTGCCATGGACACCAGAGTGTGCCATGGAAGAGTATATGTTTAAAGTTTGTGTGAAGAAGCCATTGTTGGTGGAATCTCGAATCATCAAGTTCCATAGGTAAAGTGGTCTTCGGAAGCTGGCAAGGGATGAAGGAAGCAATGGCATTTACTTCTTCTCAGTTTGAAGGCATCTTTGTTTCTCTTGTTTGGTGCTGCCAAAGAAGCTACCATGATGCCACTATCACTGTTCCAATtctatgtttttgttttgttttgtttaccATGTTGTCGAATTCAaccttataatttttttattgtattaaaaatgaaatataataactatttaCCCAAAAATGTTTGATAGTGATAGAAAGATAGtgtaaaaatcaataatattttcactattcttgaaaaaaaaaacaaagtattaaaaaaataccaaagtggtaaaaaaatttaaagcaaATTTTAACGAATTCATAACTAAACAGTGAGTTCCATTGTAATACATTTTTGTATGTAAACATTTACATGTAGAGTATAGTTTTTTCATAACCATTTCTAATTACAATAAGATTATAAGAAATTAGTTTGCCTAGATAAGAGTCAAatttaaagtaaattaaaacgagaaaaaaatttacaaattaatttaagcaaataatttcatttcactGATCAAGTGTTTATAAAGATAATtaatattagataaaaaaatagttaatttttttaagtacaACATTCAAATAAATACGTGAGAGTATTACACGAAGAttctataatttattaaattttcttttattgttatatcatattttaatatctttaattttgttttacctatttcaattttatagagATAACTGATTATTGTATTATTCTTAGTATTTGTTTGATTACTGCTTAACTTTTTActaagtttaaattaaaaagatttaaCATTAGAAATGGAACTAATAAATGCTTTATTACATGGTTCAACGTGAAAATTATAcataatgaaaattataaaaaataaatttaatgtaacactagttcaaattaaaaaataaataaaaattaatttaattaatatataatagatcaaattatataaataaaatgatttgttcaaataaaaaatagataattttgaaaaataaatagaagtaCTAAAAAGTTTAAGTTTAATAaggatttaattatttaaaaaaataaactatacttatataataatatatttttgtttagaaACACAAATctcatttatataataaaacttatgtaattatatcattttatatttacaatctaatttattaattaatttatctaGTACTTCTAATATATATTGAGTTAAAGATGAAAGATGGTCTACCAactaaaatataagtaaattgttttattattttactactatcttaaaaaaaatatcatatttaacCCTTCACCAACAAAGATTTGTTTAGGATAGGTTCGAAAATGCCTCTAATATCATATtatgaagtgaactttaaatctaacctTACAAAACTGGCTTATAAAATAAGATCtgcattcacttatatactataaatccTCTTTCCAATATCAAACAtgtcaaataattatattattctcCAATTGTGATAAAAGTTTGAGCTTAACCTCTTCATTCATATGTTTAAGACATTTtaaataggaaagtataaaagCATGAAAGACACCACTGTCTAGATAATacttagaaaaattaaattgtttggAGAAACAAGCAAAACTAATATTAATGTCTGGTAATAATTGGCTCTGAAAAATGCTCATGTTGTAAACTTGATCTTTAGTAAAATTTGGAAGTTTTTAACAATAAAACTTAATTTTGATAGTGGAAGcgaatcaaaataaataaaaataaattctatttattttcttgtgaAAAGGatctttatcttttaaaatagtttctaaaggaaaaaaaaaaggtattttGACAACAAATATATCTAAACAGGatgagaaaaaattattaaaatgtagCTTGTTTCTTGCACagatttattaattaata
This region includes:
- the LOC137837803 gene encoding pentatricopeptide repeat-containing protein At4g35130, chloroplastic-like: MPLLPSSLASFRRPLYLWNLMIRDSTNNGFFTQTLNIYSSMAHSGVHGNNLTYPLLLKACANLASIQHGTVLHGHVLKLGFQEDTFVQTALVDMYSKCSHVASARLVFDEMPQRSVVSWNAMVSAYSRVSSMDQALSLLKEMWVLGFEPTASTFVSILSGYSELDSFKFRLQGESIHCCLIKLGIVHTEVSLGNSLMAMYAQFCIMDEARKVFDLMDEKSIISWTTMIGGYVKIGHAVEAFALFNQMQRQSVGIDFVVFLNLISGCIQVGELLLASSVHSLVLKCGCDEVDSIENLLIAMYAKCGNLTFAKKIFDMIIEKSMLSWTSIIAGYAHSGHPAEALDLFRRMVKTDIRPNGATLAVVLSACADLGSLSMGQEIEEYVFLNGLESDQQVQTSLIHMYSKCGSIKKAREVFERVTDKDLTVWTSMINSYAIHGMGNEAITLFHKMTTEEGIIPDAIVYTSVFLACSHSGLVEDGLKYFKSMQKDFRIAPTVEHCTCLIDLLGRVGQLDLALDAIQGMPLAVQAQAWGSLLSACRIHGNVELGELATVKLLEIAPGSSGSYVLMANLYTSSGKWKEAHMMRNLIDGKGLVKECGWSQVEVSDSYHAFAAGN